A single window of Bacteroidota bacterium DNA harbors:
- a CDS encoding serine hydroxymethyltransferase, giving the protein MQKDNVIFKLIKEEHDRQTRGIELIASENYVSNQVMKAMGSVLTNKYAEGLPNKRYYGGCEVVDKVEQLAIDRAKKLFGAEWANVQPHSGAQANAAVMLACLKPGDTILGFDLSHGGHLTHGSPVNFSGKLYRPTFYGVEEKTGQINYDVVEATAKKEKPKLIICGASAYSRDWDYERLRKIADSVGALLLADISHPSGLIAKGILNDPLPHCHIVTTTTHKTLRGPRGGTIMMGKDFENPWGEKTPKGETKMMSAILDAAVFPGTQGGPLEHVIAAKAIAYGEALSDEYMHYCIQVVKNAQTMAKALVAKGYKIISGGTDNHCMLIDLRNKNITGKEAEKALGEADITVNKNMVPFDDKSPFVTSGIRIGTAAITSRGLKEKDCLKVVELLDATLMNKNNEKELAKIRKKVNTMMSKYPLFKD; this is encoded by the coding sequence ATGCAAAAAGACAACGTTATTTTTAAACTTATAAAAGAGGAACATGATCGCCAAACACGCGGAATTGAATTAATTGCGAGCGAAAACTACGTTAGCAATCAAGTCATGAAGGCTATGGGAAGTGTGTTAACAAACAAATATGCAGAGGGTCTCCCAAATAAACGCTACTATGGCGGTTGTGAAGTTGTAGATAAAGTTGAACAATTAGCTATTGATCGCGCGAAAAAACTTTTTGGTGCCGAGTGGGCAAATGTACAACCACACTCCGGTGCACAAGCCAATGCAGCAGTAATGCTAGCCTGCTTAAAACCCGGTGATACTATTTTAGGATTTGATCTTTCTCACGGTGGTCACCTTACCCACGGCTCACCTGTTAACTTTTCAGGTAAACTATATCGCCCAACTTTTTATGGTGTTGAAGAAAAAACCGGACAAATCAACTACGATGTAGTTGAAGCTACTGCTAAAAAAGAAAAACCAAAACTAATTATTTGTGGAGCATCGGCTTATTCACGTGATTGGGATTACGAACGCTTACGTAAAATTGCCGACAGCGTTGGTGCTTTATTATTGGCCGATATTTCTCATCCATCAGGACTCATTGCTAAAGGAATTCTTAACGATCCTTTACCACATTGCCATATAGTAACTACTACCACACATAAAACTTTACGTGGTCCGCGTGGAGGAACGATTATGATGGGGAAAGATTTTGAAAATCCGTGGGGAGAAAAAACACCAAAAGGAGAAACTAAAATGATGAGCGCTATATTAGATGCTGCTGTTTTTCCGGGAACGCAAGGCGGACCACTAGAACATGTCATTGCCGCAAAAGCAATTGCCTATGGAGAAGCGCTAAGTGACGAATATATGCATTACTGTATTCAAGTTGTTAAGAATGCACAAACCATGGCGAAAGCTTTAGTTGCTAAAGGCTACAAAATCATTTCAGGCGGAACCGATAATCATTGCATGTTGATTGATTTACGCAATAAAAATATTACCGGCAAAGAAGCCGAGAAAGCTTTAGGTGAAGCAGATATTACAGTTAATAAAAACATGGTACCTTTTGACGATAAATCTCCTTTTGTAACATCCGGAATTCGTATTGGTACAGCCGCCATCACAAGTCGCGGATTAAAAGAAAAGGATTGCTTAAAAGTGGTTGAATTATTAGATGCAACCCTCATGAATAAAAACAACGAGAAAGAACTAGCGAAAATCAGAAAGAAAGTCAATACAATGATGAGTAAATATCCTCTGTTTAAAGACTAA